One part of the Haliotis asinina isolate JCU_RB_2024 chromosome 2, JCU_Hal_asi_v2, whole genome shotgun sequence genome encodes these proteins:
- the LOC137271977 gene encoding uncharacterized protein, translating into MLVYVLVLALTVFRPGSADSRQPDDVTPRNDCFVYHDRSAQTKLSDSRHGYPASDIEEELVKRPYLRPVLFDPDSLPRPNPEYRTSYNEIGKRLHKRSYGFYPIYRQVYPYYRRLEPNPTSGQYLDPAPAHPIRPTLVPFAQRKPVFVIDPKPTHPLHPSLVSHAKHKPGLDVDPKPGSPIHPSPVHHEQPKPVVVVEHKSAHLVHPELALVVQPKNVNAVRVTKPVPTSKPICQSRKFALRRFWLNGGDCFVINPDYQKVTYAKCRYRDCSSCIQHSYGVNHKPVNKCVETFETLYVWAFCSKLTKFNRIKRVSINLPKYCSCQTFTC; encoded by the exons ATGCTG GTGTATGTTTTGGTGCTGGCGTTGACGGTTTTCCGTCCAGGATCTGCCGATAGTCGTCAACCTGATGACGTCACCCCCAGGAATGATTGTTTTGTCTATCATGACAGATCAGCTCAAACCAAACTCTCGGACTCCAGACATGGCTATCCTGC GTCCGACATTGAAGAGGAGCTTGTGAAACGCCCCTACCTGCGTCCAGTGCTGTTTGATCCTGACAGCCTTCCTCGCCCTAACCCAGAATACAGGACTTCTTATAACGAGATTGGAAAACGGCTTCATAAGAG GTCGTATGGTTTCTACCCCATCTACAGACAGGTGTATCCTTACTACAGAAGACTCGAGCCCAACCCTACATCAGGACAATACCTGGACCCTGCACCAGCGCATCCCATTCGTCCCACGCTAGTGCCTTTTGCCCAGCGCAAGCCAGTGTTCGTCATCGACCCCAAACCAACACACCCCCTTCACCCTTCGTTAGTGTCTCATGCAAAACACAAGCCAGGTCTCGACGTTGATCCGAAACCAGGGTCTCCCATCCATCCTTCTCCAGTGCATCACGAACAGCCCAAACCAGTGGTTGTCGTTGAACATAAGTCAGCACACCTTGTCCACCCTGAATTAGCACTTGTCGTTCAACCTAAAAACGTGAATGCCGTTCGTGTTACTAAGCCTGTACCCACTTCTAAACCAATATGTCAGTCCCGGAAGTTTGCACTGCGCAGGTTCTGGCTGAATGGCGGCGACTGTTTCGTCATCAATCCCGACTACCAGAAGGTTACATATGCCAAATGCAG GTATCGTGACTGTTCCAGCTGCATCCAGCATTCGTACGGAGTCAACCACAAACCTGTCAACAAGTGTGTGGAGACCTTTGAGACTCTGTATGTCTGGGCCTTCTGCAGCAAACTCACCAAGTTTAACAGAATCAAAAGAGTCAGCATAAACCTTCCCAAATATTGCAGCTGCCAAACTTTCACGTGTTAA
- the LOC137272826 gene encoding uncharacterized protein, which translates to MAERGDNSQEELEYFSAEEESVNLSGADEFVKVQGFSMCTPDIRQPGMTIGENITFIHNTASHHSEQKQGHSKKQKRRRRNKLKSLQPEFVFPYSNSENMDYYSEFMGCSSDILRSHIRNIPTLFKLCVDAMTKVSKSPSVCPVVKDVLSYMQEDQKLMNIQLSWMHQLLYYFEHTDGEFESMILESDVDVASRNVWNNGRFDHHLWTLTNSPYNYLGNPDSTILLFTNQSSHLRWKMDFLNMSAVTSVVASVTESMLPAHVSAIRLHHSSQDCRSESQLIQKVTESLVSIVRRKFRKRYPKIYKHLFDRALPYVFWARGNISFAAECFMRFAQTKEEGPYKAMILNEAARLYAQNGESSKAYRLYMESPGARDEDTSTHSSDLILQKHMLMASVYDQGMMTPAKAALADDTWKAAMIHLDASSPGISVTRPVESFLCFHCGTAAGSVQDRLEDCVKLAERLVGYCGDLLLHLSLLKALLGDDEGSTKGYKALTFSLSSRKEVRNPWQPVLDHVQNHGMPKFMKVIWRTQPGHLCIVTGLYSFEGDHLSGADLNLRLTDAGFLTADFQMVLPPIRALNLDPYTGFNFHTPRQTHAWYSVSEVSHDGSLQLSGLNLVPTLCELYSDETGNTVHFLAPYAYETSALTDWKTEIKPVTLLWTGANGKRARVNLSKLVKLFLKKKAIFEIFSNPDRPKKWKEEMMATAEYCYARGYNPGFSTVTFVHDYLWDKVVTSSQYRDMHGKLSKPELRKTADVPQNCQSRHRFLAILTEYFPYRDTLYLSLYIPGEDNCVMVFVDCTNEATFHEPVITTDFSYKPWSCAVDDLSMSSIQVHKAVKKHCQFPQDEIMWHVGRRSQISAKVMVVYGKGGRVLKIFSQDTMPTPYVLGNKLYGLSPEQTRVKCNPVTADEILSEEFPVIITLLFGGNKVMAVTNSAIYFLNPDSLQTLIVTEQQDSYSLKVSEDGRFISFPPGSSVKILEQKKMEEKTRLAFGIGSTLMFVDVTDDGVQVIMELKLPGPATEVYSINAQVGFLVSFKMQHHNIQLQREHVFHYSHHGKILGILPFLGPGPRCFCVEYLKGQEEVTDRDCGRRGWHVFMRDGHEGIMGVRL; encoded by the exons ATGGCtgaaaggggagataactctcaagAGGAATTAGAATATTTTTCAGCAGAGGAGGAATCAGTGAACCTATCAGGTGCTGATGAATTTGTCAAAGTTCAAGGTTTCAGTATGTGCACCCCAGATATCCGTCAGCCAGGGATGACAATAGGGGAAAACATCACTTTCATCCACAACACTGCATCCCATCACAGTGAACAGAAACAAGGCCATAGCAAGAAACAGAAGAGACGACGGAGAAATAAACTGAAGAGTTTGCAGCCAGAATTTGTGTTTCCCTATTCAAATAGTGAGAACATGGACtattattcagaatttatggGTTGTTCAAGTGATATTTTACGATCTCACATCAGAAATATCCCAACCTTGTTTAAGCTGTGTGTTGATGCCATGACAAAAGTCTCTAAGTCCCCCAGTGTGTGCCCTGTTGTGAAGGATGTGTTATCCTATATGCAAGAGGATCAGAAACTTATGAATATCCAGCTGTCATGGATGCATCAACTCCTGTATTACTTTGAACACACTGATGGGGAGTTTGAAAGTATGATTTTAGAATCTGATGTTGACGTGGCATCCCGGAACGTCTGGAATAATGGCCGTTTTGACCACCACCTCTGGACATTGACAAATTCACCTTACAACTATCTTGGAAACCCCGATTCGACAATACTGTTGTTTACAAATCAAAGCAGTCACCTGAGGTGGAAGATGGATTTCCTCAATATGTCTGCTGTAACATCAG TTGTGGCGAGTGTGACAGAGAGTATGCTACCTGCGCATGTTTCTGCTATTCGGCTCCATCACTCATCACAAGACTGCAGATCAGAATCCCAGCTCATCCAGAAAGTCACTGAATCACTGGTGTCAATTGTCAGAAGAAAATTTAGAAAACG GTACCCCAAGATTTACAAGCACTTGTTTGACAGAGCACTTCCTTATGTGTTCTGGGCTCGAGGGAACATCAGTTTTGCGGCAGAATGTTTTATGAGGTTTGCACAGACCAAGGAAGAAG GACCGTACAAAGCCATGATCTTGAATGAGGCTGCCAGACTGTATGCACAGAATGGTGAGTCATCTAAGGCATACCGTCTTTATATGGAGTCGCCGGGGGCAAGAGATGAAGACACCAGCACCCACAGCAGTGATCTTATACTGCAGAAACACATGTTGATGGCCAGTGTTTATGACCAGGG CATGATGACGCCAGCAAAGGCTGCCTTGGCAGACGACACATGGAAGGCTGCCATGATCCACCTGGATGCCTCCAGTCCAGGCATCTCTGTCACTCGACCTGTGGAATCATTCTTGTGCTTCCACTGTGGAACTGCTGCAG GGAGTGTTCAGGATCGTCTGGAAGACTGTGTGAAGCTGGCAGAGAGACTAGTGGGGTACTGTGGTGACTTACTGCTTCATCTTTCCCTGTTGAAGGCTCTGCTTGGTGATGATGAAGGATCCACCAAGGGATACAAGGCTTTGACGTTCAG TTTATCATCAAGAAAAGAAGTTCGTAACCCTTGGCAACCTGTTCTTGACCATGTTCAGAATCATGGCATGCCAAAGTTCATGAAGGTTATATGGAGAACACAGCCTGGCCATCTTTGCATAGTCACTGGCCT GTATTCCTTTGAGGGAGATCACCTGTCTGGCGCAGACCTCAACCTTAGACTGACAGATGCTGGCTTCCTGACGGCAGACTTCCAGATGGTGCTGCCACCCATTAGAGCCCTCAACCTAGATCCTTACACAGG ATTCAACTTTCACACACCAAGACAGACACATGCATGGTATTCAGTCTCCGAAGTTTCTCATGATGGCTCTTTGCAATTGAGTG GTCTTAACCTGGTTCCAACTCTGTGTGAACTGTATAGTGATGAGACCGGGAACACTGTACACTTCTTGGCTCCCTATGCTTACGAAACTAGTGCCCTTACAGACTGGAAGACAGAGATTAAGCCAGTCACATTATTGTGGACAGGGGCAAATGGAAAGAGGGCGAGAGTCAACCTCTCAAAACTAGTGAAACTGTTTCTGAAGAAG AAAGCTATATTTGAAATTTTCTCCAACCCTGACAGACCTAAGAAATGGAAGGAAGAGATGATGGCAACAGCTGAGTACTGCTATGCCAGGGGCTATAACCCAGGCTTCTCT ACTGTGACCTTTGTGCATGACTACCTCTGGGACAAGGTTGTGACATCATCTCAGTATCGAGATATGCATGGGAAGCTGTCCAAGCCCGAGTTGAGAAAGACTGCAGATGTCCCCCAAAACTGTCAGAGTCGCCATAGGTTCCTGGCCATACTAACAGAATACTTCCCCTACAGAGACACTCTTTATCTCAGTCTCTATATTCCAGGTGAAGACAACTGTGTTATGGTC TTTGTAGACTGTACCAACGAGGCCACTTTCCATGAACCTGTCATAACAACAGACTTTTCTTATAAGCCATGGTCATGTGCAGTGGATGATCTATCAATGTCTAGCATACAAGTCCACAAGGCTGTCAAGAAACACTGTCAATTTCCTCAAGATGAGATCATGTGGCATGTTGGGAGGAGGAGCCAAATCAGTGCCAA AGTGATGGTTGTATATGGAAAAGGAGGCAGGGTACTGAAGATTTTCTCCCAGGATACCATGCCAACTCCATATGTTCTTGGGAACAAATTATATGGACTCTCACCAGAACAAACAAG agTAAAATGCAACCCGGTTACTGCCGATGAAATTTTGAGTGAAGAATTTCCAGTAATAATAACTCTCCTCTTTGGAGGAAACAAAGTCATGGCTGTAACAAACAGCGCCATCTACTTCCTGAATCCAGACTCACTACAAACCCTTATTGTGACTGAGCAACAGGACAG CTACAGTCTTAAAGTGAGTGAGGATGGCCGCTTCATCAGCTTCCCACCAGGATCTTCAGTCAAGATCCTGGAGCAGAAAAAAATGGAGGAGAAGACAAGACTTGCATTTGGCATTGGCTCAACACTGATGTTTGTGGATGTCACAGACGATGGTGTACAGGTTATCATGGAGCTGAAACTGCCTGGACCTGCTACAGAGGTCTACAGTATAAATGCTCAAG TGGGATTTCTGGTTTCATTTAAAATGCAACATCACAACATACAGCTGCAGAGGGAGCATGTGTTTCACTACAGTCATCATGGGAAGATCCTTGGCATTCTTCCCTTCCTTGGACCGGGACCAAGATGTTTCTGTGTGGAGTACCTAAAGGGTCAAGAGGAGGTGACAGACAGAGATTGTGGCAGGAGGGGCTGGCATGTCTTCATGAGGGACGGCCATGAGGGGATTATGGGTGTACGTCTGTGA
- the LOC137271979 gene encoding uncharacterized protein, with product CVSLNVTMPRVIVKEIPSKLVRQISRLSIKHAWSPIAQYIINDLILYGGAKCEFTAVKYIGDGPRYDLGAVILLKDRSLKERLLFRSPKARPVCMLEDILVSPEDISTEVSSAMKRGTNASLRICYGTYTGTDISQRASKRIFLTFNNCKRQVLDRIEMLKGTIIDLFACDAFGFNVENLYLVTDVIYTQDIYFRVTYNGESFEFRKDIRWPIAFKLSKFTVLYDSVLGEIQSIPKGINFNWRDYLNLQVVRASFVGDRERGYGDDMLRVARRRRRDRYLRARHNGRIL from the exons TGCGTGTCGCTGAATGTTACAATGCCTCGCGTGATCGTGAAGGAGATTCCTTCTAAATTAGTGAGACAAATCTCCCGTCTCTCTATAAAACACGCCTGGTCCCCTATTGCACAATACATCATCAACGACCTTATTCTGTATGGAGGAG cAAAGTGTGAATTCACGGCTGTCAAGTATATTGGCGATGGTCCACGTTACGACCTTGGAGCGGTTATTCTTCTGAAGGACAGATCGCTGAAAGAAAGACTCCTGTTTCGATCGCCCAAGGCTCGACCAGTTTGTATGCTAGAGGACATCCTGGTATCGCCTGAGGACATCTCAACAGAAGTGTCGTCTGCTATGAAGAGAGGCACTAATGCCTCTTTGAGAATATGTTACGGTACCTACACCGGCACGGACATATCCCAGCGCGCCAGCAAACGGATTTTCCTTACTTTTAACAACTGCAAGCGACAGGTGCTGGACCGTATCGAGATGCTGAAGGGCACCATTATAGATCTCTTTGCTTGCGATGCAT TTGGTTTCAACGTGGAGAACCTATATCTGGTTACTGATGTCATCTACACCCAGGACATCTACTTCAGAGTAACATACAATGGAGAAAGTTTCGAGTTCAGGAAAGACATCCGTTGGCCAATCGCCTTCAAGCTGTCCAAATTCACAGTCTTGTACGATTCTGTGCTTGGGGAAATACAAAGCATCCCAAAAGGCATAAACTTCAATTGGCGAGATTATCTCAATCTCCAGGTGGTTCGAGCGTCATTCGTGGGTGACCGTGAGC GTGGCTACGGTGACGACATGCTGCGTGTTGCTAGACGACGCCGTCGGGACCGGTACCTCCGGGCTCGGCATAATGGTAGAATCTTATGA
- the LOC137271976 gene encoding serine/threonine-protein kinase MARK1-like: MENSWFLKEILCPTEELDIGTPLTSTLRIESQHNVAAELWRKHLCSDNKRPENIESVPSFITRVDVSTPAPSAWRKPPKCEDTLLGQTIRGYRFQYVIESGGTAIVYKVTKDGRTYAAKVSRRNSFNQETITKAWATEFRIMSHLRHKNIIQAYDLFTHRGLQVMIMEYFYGCDLADFIAWNNISQRHRALKKISRQILKAIKYVHQEDIVHRDLKPGNILIGKDLKVKIIDFGGAMKLSPEDTLQDRKPTISTPQYTPPEVHAGERRSASDICMKAFDMWSIGVTLYESSTRKMPFLGNPSFGRNSSLTLSDFSVLERRDRRLHSLVTKCLDMNPESRITAKTALKQKYFRRFFI; the protein is encoded by the exons atggaaaactcATGGTTTCTTAAAGAAATTTTATGTCCAACAGAAGAACTTGACATTG GTACCccactaacatcaactcttcggATTGAAAGCCAACACAACGTGGCTGCAGAACTTTGGAGAAAACATCTGTGCTCCGACAATAAGAGACcagaaaatattgaaagtgtccCATCTTTCATCACCCGCGTGGATGTATCTACTCCAGCACCTTCGGCATGGCGGAAGCCACCAAAATGTGAAGACACTCTCCTTGGCCAAACTATTCGCGGGTACAGATTTCAGTATGTCATTGAATCAGGAGGAACTGCCATCGTATATAAAGTCACCAAAGATGGGCGAACATACGCTGCGAAAGTGTCCCGCCGAAATTCATTTAACCAGGAGACAATAACCAAGGCATGGGCTACAGAATTCAGGATTATGAGCCATCTGAGACACAAAAATATAATCCAAGCCTATGACCTGTTCACTCACCGCGGACTCCAGGTTATGATAATGGAATATTTCTATGGCTGCGATCTAGCGGACTTCATTGCCTGGAACAACATCTCACAGAGACATCGCGCGTTGAAGAAGATCTCAAGACAAATTCTGAAAGCGATCAAATACGTTCACCAGGAGGACATCGTTCATCGTGATCTGAAACCAGGAAATATATTAATCGGGAAAGATTTAAAAGTCAAAATAATTGACTTTGGGGGAGCGATGAAGTTGAGTCCGGAAGATACATTGCAGGACAGAAAGCCAACCATCAGCACTCCGCAGTACACACCGCCGGAAGTCCACGCTGGAGAACGCCGGTCAGCAAGTGACATTTGTATGAAGGCTTTTGATATGTGGAGTATCGGGGTAACATTGTATGAAAGTTCGACAAGAAAGATGCCGTTCTTGGGCAACCCATCATTTGGTAGAAACAGTTCCCTGACTCTGTCCGATTTCAGTGTTTTGGAAAGACGTGACAGGAGGTTACATTCTTTGGTTACAAAATGCTTAGATATGAATCCGGAATCGAGAATCACGGCTAAAACTGCActtaaacaaaaatatttcaggcGGTTCTTTATCTAA